The window GACAGGAGATACGACCGGACCGATTAATCTACTACGTGCTGTCAGGTCGCCTGCCCCAGGCCGAGCGGCCCGGATGGATTGTCGAGACAAAATCCTACAGCCCAAATCTCCGGTCGGGACAGCGATTCCTTTTCTCGATTCGTGTCAATCCGGTGGTGAAAAGGCGGGATGATAACAACCATCAGGTTCGGCACGATGTGGTCATGGACACGAAGTGGAAACTCCGCCACGACGACAAAACAATACCGGACCGCCAGATCATCCAGGAAAGCGGTCGAGCGTGGCTTGAGAGACGATCAGTGGACGGCGGCTTCATACTCGACGGCAGCCGTTTCCGGGCCGATGCATATGTGAAGCACGTGGCAAGGAAAGGCCAGCCCGCTAACAAGCTAGTGGAATACTCTACATTAGACATGAGAGGTCTTCTGACCATTACTGACCCCACTCCCTTTCTGTCGACATTACATTCTGGAATAGGCCC of the Candidatus Zixiibacteriota bacterium genome contains:
- the cas6e gene encoding type I-E CRISPR-associated protein Cas6/Cse3/CasE, which produces MKYFSRITVPFTGPGAAGLIETILTDKYKEHQLLWELFPGSPDATRDFLFRQEIRPDRLIYYVLSGRLPQAERPGWIVETKSYSPNLRSGQRFLFSIRVNPVVKRRDDNNHQVRHDVVMDTKWKLRHDDKTIPDRQIIQESGRAWLERRSVDGGFILDGSRFRADAYVKHVARKGQPANKLVEYSTLDMRGLLTITDPTPFLSTLHSGIGPSKAFGCGLLLIKPV